In one Plasmodium falciparum 3D7 genome assembly, chromosome: 14 genomic region, the following are encoded:
- a CDS encoding DnaJ protein, putative gives MDLSFIPKELRGKDIYKILGLHINDCNNENAKNIIRKKYLKAALILHPDKKEVHHEQKEEKKVYAENFATLKSAYEFLLNENLRKKYNLYLEKKGKVVNNTPVNNTSLKRYLDKKKFLSFNLEKLHLKKKLEEKEKIAQRINENNSISKKKKVIINKNKNDNHYNHEQHHLKDIKKQNESFMKKNKSKHFYKKQREIVDQNEKIIEVYLKNYQQNVKLLQSYIETKNILKFFINFNFKRYSLNFINDEQHDTNLDKNGDKNDDGNKNDDKNDDKVKVGYLIFSHRFETIRAYLHYKNNMNEINKNFILKLRVPCDQKKNKNCKKKNGNEDEDEKDNIDKIMNEMVNELDKIFTT, from the coding sequence atggaTTTATCTTTTATACCAAAAGAACTTCGGGGAAAAGACATCTATAAAATTCTTGGGTTACATATAAACGATTGTAATAACGAGAAtgcaaaaaatattataagaaagaaatatttaaaggCAGCATTAATTTTACATCCtgataaaaaagaagtaCATCATGAacagaaagaagaaaaaaaagtatatgcTGAAAATTTTGCTACTTTAAAAAGTGCatatgaatttttattaaatgagaatttaagaaaaaaatataatttatatttagaaaaaaaaggtaaGGTAGTTAATAATACACCTGTTAATAATACAAGTCTTAAAAGGTACctggataaaaaaaaattccttTCTTTTAATCTTGAGAAacttcatttaaaaaaaaagttagaagaaaaagaaaaaatagcTCAAAggataaatgaaaataatagtatatcaaaaaaaaaaaaagtaatcataaataaaaataaaaatgataatcatTATAATCATGAACAACACCATTTAAAAGATatcaaaaaacaaaatgaatcctttatgaaaaaaaataaatctaaACATTTTTACAAAAAGCAAAGAGAAATCGTAgatcaaaatgaaaaaattattgaagtttatttaaaaaattatcaacagaatgtaaaattattacaatCATATATAGAAACAAAAAACATACTCAAGTTTTTTATTAACTTTAATTTTAAGAGGTATTCTTTAAACTTTATTAATGACGAGCAACATGACACAAACCTTGATAAAAATggtgataaaaatgatgatggtaataaaaatgatgataaaaatgatgacaaAGTTAAAGTGgggtatttaatttttagtcATCGTTTTGAAACCATACGAGCATATTTACATTACAAAAATAACATGaatgaaattaataaaaattttattttaaaattacgAGTTCCTTgtgatcaaaaaaaaaataaaaattgtaaaaaaaaaaatggaaatgaAGATGAGgatgaaaaagataatattgataaaatTATGAATGAAATGGTAAATGAGTTAGACAAAATCTTtacaacataa